The Opitutales bacterium ASA1 genome window below encodes:
- a CDS encoding PLP-dependent aminotransferase family protein yields the protein MDMLPRERFSALGGRLHPPVISALMAAALDNPRLLSLAAGFTDTRTLPVTSVTWTVERLGCREGSPEHLQYGTTQGRRRLRELLSARTSQQDAGSPGGIVPARTMLGNGSQQLLYIAMQVLCDPGDIVLVDRPTYFVFLEMLSGLGVTPVSLPARADGSWDFEAIDALLTAMRADGRASRIRAIYLLGYFANPSGLSRSETDKSALAARLRAADLVVPVIEDAAYRELWFHQPWLARSVFALDAWEGFSRLYLGTLTKPFATGLKIGFAHASEADLLERMVWLKGHHDFGSANFNQAVLEHIIEEGEFDTHLVGIRRAYAGKMLALHRGLERAGLRRLGWEWAVPDGGLYLWLRAPDGVDTGIDGPFWKACMKEDVLYVPGDLCIAERDDRRFVRLSFGVLEPPALEEAAARFAHAAERVAPSK from the coding sequence ATGGACATGCTTCCTCGTGAACGATTCTCCGCCTTGGGCGGCCGGTTGCATCCCCCGGTCATCAGCGCACTCATGGCGGCCGCGCTCGACAACCCTCGGTTGCTCAGCCTCGCGGCGGGATTCACCGACACGCGGACTCTCCCTGTCACGAGCGTGACGTGGACCGTCGAGCGTCTCGGTTGTCGCGAGGGCTCGCCGGAGCATCTCCAGTACGGCACCACCCAAGGGCGTCGTCGGCTCCGCGAATTGCTCAGCGCCCGCACGTCGCAGCAGGACGCGGGATCGCCGGGCGGCATCGTCCCGGCGCGAACGATGCTCGGCAACGGGTCGCAGCAACTCCTCTACATCGCCATGCAGGTGCTCTGCGATCCGGGAGACATCGTGCTCGTCGATCGACCCACCTACTTCGTCTTCCTCGAAATGCTCTCGGGTCTCGGCGTGACGCCCGTGTCCTTGCCCGCGCGAGCCGACGGATCGTGGGACTTCGAGGCGATCGATGCACTTCTCACCGCGATGCGGGCGGACGGACGGGCCTCGCGGATCCGCGCGATCTACCTGCTCGGTTACTTCGCCAATCCCTCGGGTCTCTCGCGCTCCGAGACGGACAAGAGCGCACTCGCCGCTCGCCTGCGTGCCGCAGATCTCGTCGTGCCGGTGATCGAGGACGCGGCGTATCGCGAGCTGTGGTTCCATCAGCCGTGGCTGGCGCGCAGCGTGTTCGCTCTCGATGCATGGGAAGGTTTCTCGAGGCTCTATTTGGGGACGCTGACCAAACCGTTCGCCACCGGCCTCAAGATCGGTTTCGCCCATGCCTCCGAAGCCGACTTGCTGGAGCGCATGGTCTGGCTCAAGGGACACCACGACTTCGGATCGGCGAACTTCAATCAAGCCGTCCTCGAGCACATCATCGAAGAGGGGGAGTTCGACACCCACCTCGTCGGCATCCGTCGTGCATATGCCGGAAAGATGCTCGCTCTGCACCGCGGGCTCGAGCGCGCCGGCTTGCGTCGGCTCGGTTGGGAGTGGGCCGTTCCGGATGGAGGACTCTATCTTTGGTTACGCGCGCCGGACGGCGTGGACACCGGCATCGACGGCCCGTTTTGGAAGGCCTGCATGAAGGAGGATGTGCTCTATGTCCCCGGCGATCTCTGCATCGCCGAGCGCGACGACCGCCGATTCGTTCGTCTCAGTTTCGGCGTGCTGGAGCCCCCGGCCTTGGAGGAAGCTGCCGCGCGGTTCGCGCACGCGGCCGAACGTGTCGCTCCGTCGAAGTGA
- the serS gene encoding serine--tRNA ligase, with the protein MIDTRILREQPDAVRQAIAAKGSDCDLDAVLAADAAWRAKTAEVERMRAQQKAANTEMARLPKGSPEFIAKVQEMKAISARVKEEEAVLGRLEEQSRALVLTVPNIPHPSVPVAPDPSGNVTAATWGEIPAPAAYRIPHYEIPWFGKVVDFPRGVKVTGAGFPFYVGDGARLVRSLLQFFLDEAGRAGYEEVAPPIFVNAASATATGQLPDKEGQMYQTVEDAFYAVPTAEVPLTNFYRDEILDAKQLPVLRCSYTPCFRREAGSYGKDVRGLNRLHQFDKVELVKWVHPSSSYEELEKLRGDAERLLQKLELPYRVLLMCTGDLGFTQTKKYDLEVWAAGQQRWLEVSSCSNFEAFQARRAQIRYRDAESGKAEPVHTLNGSGLAVPRVLAAILENNLQPDGRVRVPEVLRPWFGKEYLGG; encoded by the coding sequence ATGATCGACACCCGCATACTTCGTGAGCAGCCGGACGCCGTGCGCCAGGCGATCGCCGCCAAAGGCAGCGATTGCGATCTCGACGCCGTGCTCGCCGCCGACGCCGCCTGGCGCGCCAAGACCGCCGAGGTCGAGCGCATGCGCGCGCAACAGAAGGCCGCCAACACCGAGATGGCGCGCCTCCCGAAGGGCTCTCCGGAGTTCATCGCCAAAGTGCAGGAAATGAAGGCGATCTCCGCGCGCGTGAAGGAAGAGGAGGCCGTCCTCGGTCGGCTCGAGGAACAGAGCCGCGCGCTCGTGCTCACCGTTCCCAACATCCCGCATCCGTCCGTGCCGGTCGCGCCGGATCCGTCGGGGAACGTCACGGCCGCGACGTGGGGCGAGATCCCGGCACCGGCAGCGTATCGAATTCCTCACTACGAGATCCCGTGGTTCGGGAAGGTCGTGGACTTTCCGCGTGGCGTGAAGGTCACGGGCGCGGGTTTCCCGTTCTACGTCGGCGACGGTGCGCGGCTCGTGCGTTCGTTGCTCCAGTTCTTCCTCGATGAAGCGGGGCGTGCCGGGTACGAGGAGGTCGCTCCGCCGATCTTCGTCAATGCCGCCAGCGCGACGGCCACCGGCCAGCTGCCCGACAAAGAAGGGCAGATGTATCAAACCGTCGAGGACGCCTTCTACGCCGTGCCGACGGCGGAGGTGCCGTTGACGAATTTCTACCGCGACGAGATCCTCGACGCGAAGCAACTGCCGGTCCTGCGCTGTTCCTACACACCGTGTTTCCGTCGCGAGGCGGGCAGCTACGGCAAGGACGTGCGCGGGCTCAATCGCCTGCACCAGTTCGACAAGGTCGAACTCGTGAAGTGGGTGCATCCGTCGAGCAGCTACGAAGAGTTGGAGAAACTCCGTGGCGATGCCGAACGGTTGTTGCAGAAGCTCGAGCTGCCGTATCGCGTGCTGCTCATGTGCACGGGCGATCTCGGCTTCACGCAGACGAAGAAGTACGACCTCGAAGTCTGGGCGGCGGGTCAACAGCGCTGGCTCGAAGTCTCGAGTTGCTCGAATTTCGAGGCCTTTCAGGCGCGTCGTGCGCAGATTCGTTACCGCGATGCGGAGTCGGGAAAGGCCGAGCCGGTGCACACGCTCAACGGCTCCGGTCTCGCCGTGCCACGCGTGCTCGCGGCCATCCTCGAGAACAACCTGCAACCCGACGGCCGGGTGCGCGTACCGGAGGTGCTGCGCCCTTGGTTCGGCAAGGAGTACCTGGGCGGCTGA
- a CDS encoding sugar kinase — MSLNIRDSKSCRFDVLALGEVMLRLDPGEGRVRTARSFKVWEGGGEYNVARGLRKCFGLRAAVCTAFVDNEVGHLVEDFIMQGGVCTDFIKWREDDGIGRNVRNGLNFTERGFGIRGAVGVPDRGNTAASQLKPGDFDWDDIFGKQGVRWFHTGGIFAALSETTAALTIEAVKAANKYGTIVSYDLNYRPSLWKSIGGQKKAREVNREIAKYVDVMIGNEEDFTASLGFEVEGMDENLTHIETDAFKAMIKTAVSEFSNFKVAATTLRKVITATVNDWSAICYHDGQFFESRQYPALEIMDRVGGGDSFASGLAFGFLAHNDAQKAVNYGAAHGALAMTTPGDTSMVTRKEVEKVMGGGSARVVR, encoded by the coding sequence ATGTCACTGAACATCCGCGACTCCAAGTCCTGCCGTTTCGACGTTCTCGCCCTCGGCGAGGTCATGCTGCGCCTCGACCCGGGCGAAGGGCGTGTGCGCACCGCGCGCTCCTTCAAAGTCTGGGAGGGTGGCGGCGAGTACAACGTGGCCCGCGGCCTGCGCAAGTGCTTCGGCCTGCGCGCAGCGGTCTGCACCGCGTTCGTCGACAACGAAGTCGGCCACCTCGTGGAAGACTTCATCATGCAGGGCGGTGTCTGCACCGACTTCATCAAGTGGCGCGAGGACGACGGCATCGGTCGCAACGTGCGCAACGGACTGAACTTCACCGAGCGCGGATTCGGCATTCGCGGCGCGGTCGGCGTGCCCGATCGCGGCAACACGGCGGCGAGTCAACTGAAGCCGGGCGACTTCGATTGGGACGACATCTTCGGCAAGCAGGGCGTGCGCTGGTTCCACACCGGCGGCATCTTTGCGGCGCTTTCCGAGACCACGGCTGCGCTGACGATCGAAGCGGTCAAGGCGGCCAACAAGTACGGCACCATCGTGTCCTACGATCTCAACTACAGGCCTTCGCTGTGGAAGAGCATCGGCGGCCAGAAAAAGGCCCGCGAGGTCAACCGCGAGATCGCGAAGTACGTCGACGTCATGATCGGCAACGAGGAGGACTTCACGGCCTCCCTCGGCTTCGAGGTCGAGGGCATGGACGAGAACCTCACTCACATCGAGACCGACGCCTTCAAGGCGATGATCAAGACGGCGGTGAGCGAGTTCTCCAACTTCAAGGTTGCGGCGACTACGTTGCGCAAGGTCATCACGGCGACGGTCAACGACTGGAGTGCGATCTGTTACCACGACGGTCAGTTCTTCGAGAGCCGCCAGTATCCGGCGCTCGAGATCATGGATCGCGTGGGCGGTGGCGACAGTTTCGCGAGCGGCCTCGCTTTCGGTTTCCTCGCGCACAACGACGCGCAGAAGGCGGTCAACTACGGTGCCGCCCACGGCGCACTTGCTATGACCACGCCTGGCGACACGTCGATGGTAACGCGCAAGGAAGTGGAAAAAGTCATGGGTGGCGGCAGCGCGCGCGTGGTGCGCTGA
- a CDS encoding dipeptide ABC transporter ATP-binding protein: MTTASASDTILELTDVKTHFPVHQGFVFRRHTGTVKAVDGVSLSIRRGEVVGLVGESGCGKSTLARTIIQLIPPTSGRIVLEGRDLAGLDAETMRLQRTDIQMIFQDPYASLNPRMTVFDTLAEPMLAHRRVAPSEVAAKVSALMERVGLAPRFMRKYPHEFSGGQRQRIAVARALALEPRLVIADEPVSALDVSIQAQILNLLARLVREMNLSMIFIAHDLSVVKHVSDRIAVMYLGKIVEIGDAVQVIENPRHPYTRALISAIPTPDPEHERTRRRIVLPGDPPSPLNPPAGCTFHPRCPHAIDRCRDVVPPLDTLADGRRCACIRVDEIG, translated from the coding sequence ATGACGACCGCCTCCGCCTCCGACACGATCCTCGAACTCACGGACGTGAAGACGCACTTCCCCGTGCACCAAGGCTTCGTCTTCCGCCGTCACACAGGCACGGTCAAAGCCGTCGACGGAGTCTCGCTCTCCATCCGCCGCGGCGAGGTGGTCGGTCTCGTCGGTGAGTCGGGCTGCGGAAAATCCACCCTCGCCCGCACGATCATCCAACTGATCCCGCCCACGTCCGGCCGTATCGTCCTCGAAGGTCGCGACCTCGCCGGCCTCGACGCCGAGACGATGCGCCTGCAACGCACGGACATTCAGATGATCTTCCAAGATCCGTACGCGTCGTTGAACCCGCGTATGACGGTTTTCGATACACTCGCCGAACCGATGCTCGCGCACCGTCGCGTCGCTCCGTCCGAAGTCGCGGCGAAAGTCTCCGCCCTCATGGAACGCGTGGGCCTCGCCCCGCGCTTCATGCGCAAGTACCCGCACGAGTTTTCAGGAGGCCAACGCCAACGCATCGCCGTCGCTCGCGCCCTCGCCCTCGAGCCGCGACTGGTCATCGCCGACGAACCCGTCTCCGCCTTGGACGTCTCGATTCAAGCTCAGATCCTCAACCTCCTCGCCCGCCTCGTGCGCGAGATGAACCTGAGCATGATCTTCATCGCACACGATCTCTCGGTCGTGAAACACGTCTCCGACCGCATCGCGGTGATGTATCTCGGCAAAATCGTGGAGATCGGTGACGCCGTGCAGGTGATCGAGAACCCGCGGCATCCCTACACGCGCGCTCTGATCAGCGCCATTCCCACGCCCGATCCCGAGCACGAACGCACGCGCCGCCGCATCGTCCTGCCGGGCGATCCGCCGTCGCCGTTGAATCCGCCCGCCGGATGCACGTTCCATCCGCGTTGCCCACACGCGATCGACCGTTGCCGCGATGTCGTGCCTCCGCTCGACACACTCGCCGACGGACGCCGCTGCGCCTGCATCCGCGTCGACGAGATCGGCTGA
- a CDS encoding glycosyltransferase family 9 protein produces the protein MPDILVVKPSSFGDIVHGLQVAETIRRGVPDARIDWVAASAFAPLVRACATVERVHEFRRRGGVRAFFALVREVRRRRYDYVLDMQGLARSALLTRLARGGVKIGRRDGREGARGLCPRVVDAPRGGWPAHAIEVLLPFAGVFGLEPQLRGRLEFPRAGRTCDAAFVAPTAGPTLVVFPESRRVEKNWPGFAEFAEALLERVADARIVWSGRVPKNRASLEAYRRGGRFIDADGRIALDELPAVFAAADWVLANDSGPMHLAAAMDVRALAVFGPTDPARFGPWPPGSDRHRVVRAPGGDLSRLEPREVVEILLAAGSSDERRSTRGVSPV, from the coding sequence ATGCCCGACATCCTCGTCGTCAAACCCTCGTCGTTCGGAGACATCGTGCACGGGTTGCAGGTGGCCGAGACCATCCGTCGCGGTGTGCCGGACGCGCGGATCGATTGGGTCGCGGCGAGTGCGTTCGCGCCGCTCGTGCGGGCGTGTGCGACCGTGGAGCGGGTCCACGAATTTCGCCGACGCGGCGGGGTGCGGGCGTTCTTCGCGTTGGTGAGAGAAGTCCGGCGACGGCGCTACGACTACGTGCTCGACATGCAGGGGCTCGCAAGGAGCGCGTTGCTCACGCGGCTGGCGCGGGGCGGCGTGAAGATCGGGCGACGCGACGGACGCGAAGGAGCGCGCGGATTGTGCCCGAGGGTCGTCGATGCGCCGCGCGGAGGCTGGCCGGCGCACGCGATCGAGGTGTTGTTGCCGTTCGCGGGTGTGTTCGGGCTCGAGCCGCAGTTGCGGGGCCGCTTGGAGTTTCCGCGAGCCGGGCGGACGTGCGACGCCGCGTTTGTCGCTCCCACCGCGGGGCCGACCTTGGTCGTGTTTCCCGAGAGCCGCCGGGTGGAAAAGAACTGGCCGGGATTCGCGGAGTTCGCGGAGGCACTGCTCGAACGAGTCGCGGACGCGCGGATCGTATGGTCGGGGCGCGTGCCGAAGAACCGGGCAAGCCTCGAGGCGTACCGGCGTGGCGGACGCTTCATCGACGCGGACGGGCGGATCGCGTTGGACGAGTTGCCGGCGGTATTTGCCGCGGCGGATTGGGTGCTCGCCAACGACAGCGGGCCGATGCATCTCGCGGCGGCGATGGACGTGCGAGCGCTCGCGGTCTTCGGGCCGACCGATCCGGCGCGTTTCGGGCCGTGGCCGCCGGGCAGCGATCGGCACCGGGTGGTGCGTGCGCCGGGGGGCGATCTATCGCGCCTCGAGCCGCGCGAGGTCGTGGAAATTCTGCTCGCGGCCGGCTCGAGCGATGAAAGACGTTCGACGCGCGGCGTTTCGCCTGTTTGA
- the tilS gene encoding tRNA lysidine(34) synthetase TilS, whose amino-acid sequence MVRQGVPGRLKRRADTSGPGNAWRRAAAALGETLPVERLHSRAWERIVETPLGEVVGVACSGGADSVALVLLLWIHLPKKRGDLRVLHFDHALRGRESDADAAFVRTLARRLGLRCVSERWMRSGGAAKTSDVSEAAAREARMGFFRRVLGASGGRTLVLGHQMDDVAETMLMRLGRGSGTGGLAAPRPVQAHRDGVTRVRPLLRLRAAELREALRAAGALWREDASNATDRYLRNRVRSAVVPAWTEAAKGDVVRGCAAAREQLEEDDDALEAWLHRLLGDRADTCASGDFRILRGEAAALARRAVQAWVQWHGLAEVLAAESVRRLVRVVQDGTALRLPAGTGRFVVVESGRIELVETGASRASDAPSVGWTPCELPLGTTARNPSGDFVSARRIRASARLIGRLERGEVDPSQEALLALPTESKPCFSLRSRRPGDRYRMLGSAGRKLLQDALVDRKVPRELRDRLPVCTLDGAIAWVPGLPPAADFAVQRGAKTVVQLTYRRAGANVAASTPHQILSCPNPRNESHARP is encoded by the coding sequence TTGGTTCGGCAAGGAGTACCTGGGCGGCTGAAGCGGCGCGCCGACACGTCCGGTCCGGGAAACGCGTGGCGGCGGGCGGCGGCCGCGCTCGGCGAGACGCTGCCCGTGGAGCGGCTGCACTCGCGCGCTTGGGAGCGGATCGTGGAGACACCCCTCGGCGAAGTCGTCGGCGTCGCCTGTTCGGGCGGCGCGGACTCGGTTGCGCTCGTCTTGCTTCTTTGGATACATCTGCCGAAGAAGCGCGGCGATCTGCGCGTACTGCACTTCGATCACGCCTTGCGCGGAAGGGAGTCGGACGCGGACGCGGCGTTCGTGCGGACGCTCGCGCGACGGCTCGGGTTGCGCTGTGTATCCGAAAGATGGATGCGCTCCGGCGGAGCAGCGAAAACCTCGGACGTGTCCGAAGCGGCCGCGCGCGAGGCGCGGATGGGTTTCTTCCGGAGAGTCCTCGGCGCGAGCGGCGGTCGCACCCTCGTGCTCGGGCACCAGATGGACGACGTCGCGGAGACGATGCTCATGCGCCTGGGCCGCGGCAGCGGAACCGGGGGACTCGCCGCGCCGCGTCCGGTGCAAGCCCATCGTGACGGCGTCACACGCGTGCGACCGCTCTTGCGCCTTCGTGCTGCCGAACTGCGCGAAGCGTTGCGCGCGGCCGGCGCGCTGTGGCGGGAAGATGCGAGCAACGCGACCGATCGCTACCTGCGCAATCGTGTGCGGAGCGCCGTGGTTCCGGCTTGGACCGAAGCCGCGAAGGGAGACGTCGTCCGGGGGTGTGCCGCGGCGCGCGAACAGCTGGAGGAAGACGACGACGCCTTGGAAGCGTGGTTGCATCGATTGCTCGGTGACCGAGCGGACACGTGTGCCTCCGGCGACTTTCGGATCTTGCGCGGCGAGGCGGCCGCACTCGCGCGACGGGCCGTGCAGGCGTGGGTGCAGTGGCACGGCCTCGCGGAAGTGCTCGCCGCGGAGAGCGTGCGGAGGTTGGTCCGCGTCGTTCAGGACGGCACCGCTTTGCGGCTCCCAGCGGGGACCGGACGTTTCGTGGTCGTCGAGAGTGGACGGATCGAACTCGTCGAAACGGGTGCGTCGCGCGCGAGCGACGCGCCTTCGGTTGGTTGGACGCCGTGCGAACTTCCCTTGGGGACGACGGCGCGGAACCCTTCGGGCGATTTCGTCTCCGCTCGGCGTATCCGCGCGTCGGCACGGCTCATCGGTCGGTTGGAACGGGGCGAGGTCGATCCCAGTCAGGAAGCGTTACTCGCGTTGCCGACAGAATCGAAGCCTTGTTTTTCACTGCGATCCCGCCGCCCCGGGGATCGCTACCGCATGCTCGGATCGGCGGGACGTAAGCTCCTGCAGGACGCCTTGGTCGACCGCAAGGTGCCACGGGAACTGCGCGACCGCCTGCCGGTCTGCACTCTGGACGGAGCGATCGCCTGGGTGCCCGGCTTGCCGCCGGCAGCGGACTTCGCGGTTCAGCGTGGCGCAAAAACCGTCGTTCAATTGACTTACCGTCGGGCGGGAGCCAACGTCGCCGCTTCGACACCCCATCAGATCCTATCATGTCCGAACCCGAGAAACGAAAGTCACGCACGCCCTTGA
- a CDS encoding ABC transporter ATP-binding protein, with protein sequence MPLLKVENLRTSFHTRNGVVRAVDGVSFSLEKGETLGIVGESGSGKSVTCYSIMGLVPQPPGRIEGGSALFDGVDLLRCSPAQARAIRGKRVSMIFQDPMTSLNPYLRISEQLIEPLLVHGMCDRKQALARAVAALDEVGIQDAARRVHFYPHEFSGGMRQRVMIAMALITRPELLVADEPTTALDVTVQAQILELIKRLQQELGMAVIFITHDLGVVAGLCDRVQVMYAGRIVETAATAAVFKKAKHPYTRALEQSIPSLQPKGRDLFTIPGMPPDLTRPIAGCPFAPRCPQVAPYCHTTPVSLAEVAAGHASACLRVQNGELEW encoded by the coding sequence ATGCCACTGCTGAAAGTCGAAAATCTGCGAACCTCGTTTCATACCCGCAACGGCGTGGTTCGCGCAGTCGACGGCGTGTCCTTCTCCCTCGAGAAAGGCGAGACGCTCGGTATCGTGGGCGAGTCCGGATCGGGCAAGTCGGTCACCTGTTACTCGATCATGGGACTTGTTCCGCAGCCGCCCGGGCGCATCGAAGGCGGTTCGGCACTCTTCGACGGCGTGGACCTGTTGCGGTGCTCGCCGGCCCAAGCGCGCGCCATCCGCGGCAAGCGCGTCTCGATGATCTTCCAAGATCCGATGACGTCGCTCAACCCCTACCTGCGCATCTCGGAACAACTGATCGAACCCCTGCTCGTCCACGGCATGTGCGATCGCAAGCAGGCCCTCGCCCGCGCCGTCGCTGCGCTCGACGAGGTCGGCATTCAGGACGCCGCGCGCCGCGTCCACTTTTACCCGCACGAGTTCTCCGGCGGCATGCGCCAACGCGTGATGATCGCCATGGCCTTGATCACGCGCCCGGAACTCCTCGTCGCCGACGAACCGACCACCGCCCTCGATGTGACGGTGCAGGCGCAGATCCTCGAGCTGATCAAACGCCTGCAGCAAGAGCTCGGCATGGCCGTGATCTTCATCACGCACGACCTCGGCGTCGTCGCCGGTCTCTGCGATCGCGTGCAGGTGATGTACGCCGGGCGCATCGTCGAAACCGCCGCGACCGCGGCCGTGTTCAAGAAGGCGAAACATCCCTACACGCGCGCGCTCGAGCAATCCATCCCGTCGCTGCAACCGAAGGGCCGCGACCTGTTCACCATCCCCGGCATGCCGCCCGACCTGACCCGTCCGATCGCCGGATGCCCGTTTGCTCCACGCTGCCCGCAGGTCGCTCCGTATTGCCACACCACGCCCGTCTCGCTCGCCGAGGTCGCAGCCGGCCACGCTTCCGCTTGCCTGCGGGTGCAGAACGGCGAACTCGAGTGGTGA
- the ftsH gene encoding ATP-dependent zinc metalloprotease FtsH — protein sequence MKGPTPDKFQPRVLLIWMVIFAAIVALWFMNPANTANVREMSVTEVLQAAGQGTISNGVIKSDGSGGKDWTVITGKLRGEDGNLVDFRAAGRVPDASFRELQETGAFKERPAGNVWQQVIIGLLPFVIIIGLLYFLFVRQIRMAGRGALNFGKSRAKMLTRDRDRITFSDVAGCDEAKEEVHEIVDFLKDPKKFQKVGGRIPKGILMVGPPGTGKTLLAKAIAGEADVPFFTISGSDFVEMFVGVGASRVRDMFEQGRKNAPCLIFIDEIDAVGRQRGAGLGGGNDEREQTLNSLLVEMDGFDTTEGVIIIAATNRPDVLDNALLRPGRFDRQVYIDLPDLVGREQILRVHARKLPLSEDVDLAVVARGTPGLSGAELANLLNEGALMAARRNKKKIDMLDIEEAREKVQFGRERRRIMDDEDKKIVAYHEAGHALVQAAVDDGQLPVHKVTIIPRGGSLGSTMFIPKKDMLNYGKRRLLNNLAGLMGGRAAEEVAIGDITSGASGDIKQATKIARHMVCDWGMSPLGPVALGENQETLFLGREISRSQNYSESTAVKIDAEIHRIVDEQYDRARKILQEKRAALDYLASALLEHETLDGHHVVEILEFGEIRTPVTKKTPPPLEPAKARAPRDDASKKPKEVPPSAEPSGAPA from the coding sequence TTGAAAGGTCCCACGCCGGACAAGTTCCAGCCGCGTGTGTTGCTCATCTGGATGGTCATCTTCGCCGCCATCGTCGCCTTGTGGTTCATGAACCCGGCGAACACGGCCAACGTCCGGGAGATGTCCGTCACCGAAGTGCTCCAAGCCGCCGGCCAGGGCACGATCAGCAACGGCGTGATCAAGTCCGACGGATCGGGCGGCAAGGACTGGACCGTCATCACCGGCAAGCTCAGGGGCGAAGACGGCAACTTGGTGGACTTCCGTGCCGCCGGCCGCGTGCCCGACGCGAGTTTCCGTGAGTTGCAGGAGACCGGAGCGTTCAAGGAGCGTCCGGCCGGCAACGTGTGGCAGCAAGTGATCATCGGACTGCTCCCGTTCGTGATCATCATCGGCTTGCTCTACTTCCTCTTCGTGCGGCAAATCCGGATGGCCGGTCGAGGCGCGCTCAATTTCGGCAAGAGCCGGGCGAAAATGCTCACGCGCGATCGCGACCGGATCACCTTCTCCGACGTCGCCGGCTGCGACGAGGCCAAGGAGGAGGTGCACGAGATCGTCGACTTCCTCAAAGACCCGAAGAAGTTCCAGAAAGTCGGTGGTCGCATCCCCAAGGGCATCCTCATGGTCGGTCCTCCCGGCACGGGCAAGACGCTCCTCGCCAAGGCGATCGCCGGCGAGGCGGACGTGCCGTTCTTCACAATCAGTGGTTCGGACTTCGTGGAGATGTTCGTCGGCGTGGGGGCGAGCCGCGTGCGCGACATGTTCGAACAAGGCCGCAAGAACGCTCCCTGCCTCATCTTCATCGACGAAATCGACGCCGTCGGTCGTCAGCGCGGTGCGGGACTCGGCGGCGGCAACGACGAGCGCGAGCAGACGCTCAACTCGCTCCTCGTCGAGATGGACGGTTTCGACACGACCGAAGGCGTCATCATCATCGCCGCGACCAACCGTCCGGACGTGCTCGACAACGCCCTGCTGCGCCCGGGCCGTTTCGACCGGCAGGTCTACATCGATCTCCCCGATCTCGTGGGCCGTGAGCAGATCCTCCGCGTGCATGCGCGCAAGTTGCCGTTGAGCGAAGACGTCGACCTCGCCGTGGTCGCCCGTGGCACGCCGGGACTTTCCGGAGCGGAGCTGGCCAACCTCCTCAACGAAGGCGCCCTCATGGCCGCGCGTCGCAACAAGAAGAAGATCGACATGCTCGATATCGAGGAGGCGCGCGAGAAGGTGCAATTCGGCCGCGAGCGTCGCCGCATCATGGACGACGAGGACAAGAAGATCGTCGCCTACCACGAGGCCGGGCATGCGCTCGTCCAAGCCGCAGTCGACGACGGGCAGTTGCCCGTGCACAAGGTCACCATCATCCCGCGCGGGGGCAGTCTCGGTAGCACCATGTTCATCCCGAAGAAGGACATGCTCAACTACGGCAAGCGCCGACTGCTCAACAACCTCGCTGGCCTGATGGGTGGTCGCGCCGCCGAGGAGGTCGCCATCGGCGACATCACCAGCGGCGCTTCCGGTGACATCAAGCAGGCCACGAAAATCGCCCGCCACATGGTGTGCGATTGGGGTATGAGCCCACTCGGCCCGGTCGCGCTCGGCGAGAACCAGGAGACACTCTTCCTCGGCCGCGAAATCTCCCGCTCGCAAAATTACAGCGAGAGCACGGCCGTGAAGATCGACGCGGAGATACACCGCATCGTCGACGAGCAATACGACCGCGCGCGCAAGATTCTCCAAGAGAAGCGCGCCGCCTTGGACTATCTCGCCTCCGCGCTGCTCGAACACGAGACCCTCGATGGGCATCATGTCGTCGAGATCCTCGAGTTCGGCGAAATCCGTACTCCGGTGACGAAGAAGACGCCGCCGCCGCTCGAACCTGCGAAGGCTCGAGCACCTCGCGACGACGCCTCCAAGAAGCCGAAGGAAGTGCCTCCGAGCGCCGAACCGAGCGGCGCGCCGGCCTGA